In Anomaloglossus baeobatrachus isolate aAnoBae1 chromosome 3, aAnoBae1.hap1, whole genome shotgun sequence, one genomic interval encodes:
- the LOC142295397 gene encoding immediate early response gene 2 protein-like: MEAHARFLAQQEAVHREAQRIASLSALKLFRSRSQRGGMRLHRSLQLAMVMKSARELIVSSAQVPPTKLAPAAAIPMEVTRESRKRRSCESRLPEPVLPSKRACLWQETPHPQPQGGAFPGLAEVLQQLLLRTVPPPPLPGGCRSAGGTDSISGVHARPLEAF, from the coding sequence ATGGAGGCCCATGCCCGGTTTCTGGCACAGCAGGAGGCTGTCCACCGCGAGGCGCAGCGCATTGCCTCCCTATCCGCCCTCAAGCTCTTCCGGTCCCGTAGTCAGCGCGGAGGAATGAGGCTCCACCGGTCTCTACAGCTGGCGATGGTGATGAAGAGCGCCCGGGAGCTGATCGTATCATCTGCTCAGGTCCCGCCAACCAAGCTGGCCCCAGCTGCTGCCATCCCGATGGAGGTGACCAGGGAGAGCCGGAAGAGGCGATCGTGCGAGTCCCGGTTACCGGAGCCGGTGCTCCCCAGCAAGCGCGCCTGTCTGTGGCAAGAAACCCCGCACCCCCAGCCCCAAGGGGGTGCCTTCCCGGGTCTGgccgaggtgctgcagcagctgctgctCAGGACTGTCCCGCCGCCTCCTCTGCCGGGGGGATGCAGGTCTGCTGGGGGGACTGACAGCATAAGTGGCGTCCATGCCCGACCGCTGGAAGCATTTTGA